The DNA window agatctctaattaggaaagagccttcaccgggaagacattctcaatcctaggccatattcctataatatatatatagtttaactgtcctaaggtttatactcaaacgtagttctaaactaatatatgcacaatttatatttgacagtaatttaaataaagactgtaaattgaaagcttgtaaagcctaacctggatggagtggaggccattgaagaagtatgtacagagcctcaacagtaatttttgttgttttgttgataacagttgaatatatatatatgataaacagttaatggtttttgaaaacagaagaagtgaagatggacaaaggtcacctaggtatctgaagagtttcaccgggaataatgcccttcaaataccagaagaatgttttgaaaacagaaagaagattttgaaaatacagttttgaaaacaagctaagaagagaaggtttttgggacttacactctattagaggcccagtactttacagtactggtgtaaaagcaattgaaaatgattttgaatgatacaaggttttgttgtttgaaaaccctaatcatttgatttattcggagattgaaaacagttttgagaattgacaaaagtcaacttaattaaagtaaaaataaagattttttacttaattaagacctaaacaattagggttttatcataaactttatttacaaaatgatttaggttaaaacaaagtgaaaatatgtattaaagtatttaagaaaacacctaaaacatactattttaaacctaataaaaatacatgaaataaataatatttttatgatttttttgattattcacaaaatagatatgttaaataaaaagtgtgtgaaaaatgaagtgaaaatgatttaatttgataagtgaattaattatgtgaagttgtgaagaaaatgaaaaggaaaagtgataaaaaagtattttggcctcaccatggtttgaacccacgcccttgaagccaactgaaattctggactcagacacgtgatgtcttacaggatgtcacgacatcactatctgtaTCTTTTTCAAACAGATGAACAAAGTACAAGCAGAAAAGAAAATAACACAagataattgttaacccagttcggttctgacaaacctacatctgggggctaccaagccagggaggaagtccactataagcaatattaattcaaggtaatacaactcaatattacgcctttcacttaatatctacccaatgcaacttcaatctaaatactagatcagagatcctactcactccccctcaatcacagcagtgatgaacacTTACAAACAAATAATAACAGACGAAGACACTCTTCagagacacaacttgatcttgcttaaaagctttgatcaagaacaatagtactcttgcttagaaGCTTCGAGTACCTCTTACAACACAAACCAGacacacctagaccaagacaatcatcatgatgattgtttggcttacaagaaatctaGTACAAGAAAACTAAACTCACAAGAACTTCAAATATTTCTCAACACCAAAAACCCTGACGGCAGCATTAGCCCTAGCGAGGGATAAATAGTCTTCAATAAAACAGCAGCTGGGCCTGAATCCATAGAATAGTTTTTGCCCAAAAACCCCAGATCTTCAACACAAGAGAACTGATAAATAGAAAACATCAAATTTGTCCTTaaacagatcagaatccattattaccaaatatagcgcatcAGGTCTTATCATACGaagtaatagaaaataacgaccagatgcgaatgtcatgacatcggccttgacatcagccACAGGCCTGTAAAAGGAAACACTTCATACCAacagaatgcatgtcatgacatcagttttGACAAGATGGAACCACAATaggttttaccaaaaaatacagccaatcaacaacatctacaaactccccctttggcacatTTTTTGGCTAAAACTCTAATAGTCGTCAAACAGAAACCAGAGCACACACAACAGCaatcaacagaaaaataaattctgtcaACAACAAGAGCAACTTGATTAATCACCAGAAAACCAGAAAACATCTACTTAATCAGCTATTACAGAGACCAATTGTCATTGTCACAGAGAATACCAAAAAAAACACAGAAGGCCATAGTCCCAAATATCAATATATCCATTACAAAATAACCAAAATAACCTCTACTAACCACTACAGccactactccccctttttagccacaaaaagGAGCCAAAACAGATCTAATCATCAGCCCCATCACTGTCTTCATCACTTGACCCATCAGAATTGTCATCACTGGAGCTACTAGTCTCTTCAGCAGCATCACTACTCTCACTCTCAGCACTCTCAGCCTCAGCATCCTCAGCTTCTGCCTCAGCCTCTTGGTCTTCATCCATATTGGCACCATTCTTGTCACCAACAAGATCATCATCTGTAGACTGCTCAAGACTGTGGATGAGATTTTCAAGTTTCAGCTTCCTGTTCTCCAGCTCTTGACACGTCTCTTTTAACTCAGCAATAAGGAGAGCTTTGGTCACAGATTTTCTGGGTTgagatgtcccagcagatgtctTGTCATCAGATCTCTGCAGCAGCTTGTAGTGAAAGGACAGAGCAGTCTCCCTCTTGCACACAGTATCTTTACTTTTCAGAATTCCTGGGTGTTGCTTGAGGATGATTCCACATATCAGAGATGGGAAGGCAATGGGAAGCTTGGTAGCAGAGGTACCAGCATGCCTCATGGTTTGATCAAATATGTAAGAGCCATAGTCGAATTTTGTCTTGGTTCCCACAGCATATATGAATCTTCCTAGGCCAACAGCAATAGTGGAAGTGTGATTGGTAGGTACCCAGTTAGCAGCACCAATTTTGTGCAGCAATGCATACCTGCCATTAAGAGAACTGACAGACAGTTTGCTCTTAATAGGCCACCTCTTAACCGTACCACCAGTGATTTCCTTGCAGACCTCATTGTCAGTCAcctcaagctcaggttgagctttACCATCTCTTCCTAGATATAAGTTGATAACAGCAGGAGAAAAATCTATACACTTTCTTCTAACATACACCTTATGGAAATCATCAGTTGTGCCATTACCACAATCTTGAGACAGATTCACAATAAATtccttcacaagcatttcataacaTTTTGAAAAATGAGAAACAGTTTTCATCAAACCTGCATCCTTGATGAGCTTCATGATCTCTTGacattccagagcatcatttgctagTTCTCTCTCTAGAGCCAACCTTCTTTGATAAACAAACTTCCACTGGATAGCATTTGATGCATAGTGCAAGTAAATATTATCCAAAGGGACATCACGAACCTTTGTGGAGGATTTTGtgacagcaatcttcttcttggaagggatgtcagggacatcacttagGACATCATCTTCTGTGGCAGAAAcacttctttcctttctcttcttcatagTAACTTTGCTTTCAGACTTTGCAGGTTCAGTGGAAACTCTCTTCACCCTTTCTTTAGCAGCAGTCTTCAGGGGAGCAACCTGTGGCTTGAGAAATTGTTGATCACAGACTTGCTTTCCTTTACGAGCCTTAACCCTGTTGGAGATGCTGGAAatgaggtcatcatcagcaatatCAATAGGATCCTCAAGATCATCAAGATCCACTACATCATGTACTTTAGGGTTTTCATCTTTCTcagcaggaacagcaggaacaacaggaacctcttcatctttctcaggtTCAGCATTGACAGCCTCGGTtgtttcaacatctttggcaGCAGGGGTCTTATCATTTCcagcagatgtctcaacatctttaaCAACATGCGTCTCATCATTATCAGCAAATGTCCTATCATTACTAGCCGAAGTCTCAACATTTTCTTGATCTTTGCTTACCTCATCATGCTCACCTTGATCATCATCTGAAGCGGgcatttgggctagaggaacagaaATTCCTTCGACCTTGTgtccttcattcaagattctggtGACAATGTTTGCAATTGCATTATGAACATATGTCGAGCCTTCTCTACCCTGGACAGGAAAAGTTTCTGGGACAGATCCTCCGGTAGactttcttgcatgcatctttcttggatGACTGCGAGCAGAATCGGAAGAAGGGACAGAGTTCAATGGCACGACATCCAGTACCACATCTTGATTGCTCACAACATTTGGTGCCCTAGaacctgatgctgtttcagaAATCGGAGTAGGTTTCTTTGAGGAAGGACTCTGAGACATGGTGGGAGAAGATGAGGAACTGGGTGGAGCGTGATGAATGAAGAAACACAGAGAGAAAGAATGAGTGTGGAGAAGAAGCTTTGAAGGAATGAAAACCGTTTGTGTAACTTGCAAAAAggggggaaaatacactttaatgtgtaatgatatccaagatttggagagagaaatagtGCTGGCCCCACTCACAATTAATTGCCATAATCTTTTACAAGTACAGATGTCTAACTTGTTTCTTAGGTTTACACACTTATTTGCATCTAAGACATTTGTAAAACTGTCAGCAAGTTGAAGATCTGaagcaacatgttccaagtcaATTGCTTTGTCTTTAACAAGATCTCTGATGTAGTGGTGTACACTATTGATATGCTTGGGACTGCTGTGCTGAATGAAATTATTTGAAGTGTTGATGGCATctaagttgtcacaatataatgtcatgacatcgtgtgtgacattgtattctgtttccatttgtttcatccaaacaggTTTAGAGCATATAGTAGAATGACTGGATTCCTGAGATACCCACAAAAAACAGTTatttttggatctgacacccctcattactacttccttttcttcattagtaaccacacactcatctttagtgaagttgacttgaTATCCTTGGTCAcacagttgactgatgcttataagattaGCATTCAGGTCTTTGACCAACAGAACATCTTCTAagtttggcactcctgaacagtctaattttccaactcctttgatttctcctttagctccatcaccaaaggttacatagctaGTGGAATGACTTTTGATATCAACAAACAGATCCTtgagtccagtcatgtgtctggagcatccgctatcaaaataccagtcttctttggctgaaacacTAAGAGATGTGTGAGCAATTAGagccatacttttaggtttccattgttgcttctggatgggcatggTCTGCTTAGGTTTGTATGAAGAAGCTTGATCAggatatccatatagtctgaaACAAAatggcttaatgtgtccaaatcttccacagtaatgacatctccatctttgaaactttctcttcattccacctttctcgtgatgtagagtcacatgttttgacattggctttgacatctcagcttcaggtttagttctgctactatcttggacatatttctttgtACTAACGAATCCTATGCCAGTCATGTCTCTTGAACTTTTTCCcacctgcaagatctcctccagcATATCTGTGccattgttcaacatttttactgatttagtcatctgatcaagtttggattgtaacaggatAATTTCATCATTCAGTTCAGATATGGTTGCATTGAGttctttgttatcagcctccaactgggctatgtatttcttctgcttttcaccttgttgacacacttcagcactcctgatacagagctttctgtaggatgcagccagttcttcaaaggatagctcatcttcactagagtctTCATCAGAGTTGTAAATTCCAGTTagagctgtgacatgtttggctgattcttcttcaaaatcactctcagaatcttcatcagaccaggatactgacagtcctttcttttgtttcttgagataggtagggcattcagctttaatatgtccatacccttcacattcatgacattgaatccctttactgtgattgtatttttcttctgaTTTATCTCCTCTCCCAGAGTTATAggatctactgatgtcagatgagatgttcttgacattcgatcttggcttctgatccatacttcttataattttgttgaattgcttGCCAAGCATGGCTATAGaatcagatagattctcttctctactttcctcttgagagttggatacaaaggctatgcttttgtttttcttttcagagTTTTCATtcattcccatctcaaaggtttgaagagatccaattaactcttctaccttcatattTCTGATATCCTGTGCTTCTTCTATAGCTgtgactttcatatcaaatctcttaggtagggatctaaggattttcctcaccaacttttcatcagacattttttctcccaaagctcctgaggtattagcaatatcgagtaagTTCATATAAAAATCCTTAATGCTTTCATcgtccctcatccttagattttcaaattttgtagttagcagttgaagccttgacatcttcactttggaggtgccctcatgagtagtcttgaggatatcccagacatctttggctagttcacagtgatgaaccagtctgaatatatttttgtctatTCCATTGAATAGGGCATTTAGGGCTTTTGAGTTGCCAAgagccaatgcctcttcatctttgtcccaatcttcctctggtttaagagttttgttgccatcttcATCAGTattaacaggatgttcccatcctttgttcacagctctccaagcTTTGCTGTtcacggatttcagaaaagccaccatgaggggtttccaataatcataattagagccatccagaatgggtggtctcattatgaatccaccaccttctttgtccatcgaaccagaaaatactttccctagatctcacccagtaaaaacaggcagggtgcctgctctgatgccaattgaaattctggactcagacacgtgatgtcttacaggatgtcacgacatcactatctgtaTCTTTTTCAAACAGATGAACAAAGTACAAGCAGAAAAGAAAATAACACAagataattgttaacccagttcggttctaacaaacctacatctgggggctaccaagccagggaggaagtccactataagcaatattaattcaaggtaatacaactcaatattacgcctttcacttaatatctacccaatgcaacttcaatctaaatactagatcagagatcctactcactccccctcaatcacagcagtgatgaacacTTACAAACAAATAATAACAGACGAAGACACTCTTCagagacacaacttgatcttgcttaaaagctttgatcaagaacaatagtactcttgcttagaaGCTTCGAGTACCTCTTACAACACAAACCAGacacacctagaccaagacaatcatcatgatgattgtttggcttacaagaaatctaGTACAAGAAAACTAAACTCACAAGAACTTCAAATATTTCTCAACACCAAAAACCCTGACGGCAGCATTAGCCCTAGCGAGGGATAAATAGTCTTCAATAAAACAGCAGCTGGGCCTGAATCCATAGAATAGTTTTTGCCCAAAAACCCCAGATCTTCAACACAAGAGAACTGATAAATAGAAAACATCAAATTTGTCCTTaaacagatcagaatccattattaccaaatatagcgcatcAGGTCTTATCATACGaagtaatagaaaataacgaccagatgcgaatgtcatgacatcggccttgacatcagccACAGGCCTGTAAAAGGAAACACTTCATACCAacagaatgcatgtcatgacatcagttttGACAAGATGGAACCACAATaggttttaccaaaaaatacaaccaatcaacaacatctacaccaacaatcaaaacacacaccaaccagccaacgcgcgcatggtgttatagagggcatttcattgcaatatgtgtgttgtctagtgcatagagtggaaaaaagaaaataaaatcaaaaggtctgaggcgagggggattcgaaccccagaccttgggcatgaggagactaagagcgcatgtgtggccactagggcaagttattcattcgttaaggaaacgcctatcattaaaaataaaacaaacttcgctcagagatttgaaaaatggcgccaccctccatcttcgtcttcaacctcaagctccatcaattcaaatttctgaactctctcaactctcaaccatttgcaatgatgtaaacatgaaacttgctctaaattcactcaccattctaaatatgtaactaacatgaattaatattaactacatctaactaatttaccagaaatcgtgaagaaccctaaaatttcaaaatcaaattaaatgactatactgaaagataaatggatgatgatagagggttttcaatcctctgatgatgctgaacaagatagaatcgagctatttcacaaagaatacttaaattagagaagtgaggttcataaacttacctctgaaaatggaggtcgtgaggatgatagagaccacctgggcttgaatgaatgatctcaatagcttccctgagactcaatgatgctaactggatgcttattgtagcctgaatccttctgaattgttctatggacctccctcgatttgagcttcaagtggacatggaggttgttgaatttggagttacagacgagctgcagccatctggttagcttcactatgacctgaggagtgtgcctgggtgattggcttggcttgaaacctcctgaattgttctgtggtcctccaactgcaagtgctccaaatgagaggtggagatgatgattctccacgcccagcagtatcccagaggtttggatcacctccaaatgcctccctcaatgtgtttgaatacttattttcaaagagagagctttggtttgaagaatccgagtcttcttgccaaaggacctttgaaaaaactaagtatgaagaaagaaaagagaaagcaagaattctgttgctttggtgtgttttctgaatgagaatgaggcctctatttataggcaaatggatgcagatcaattggctgtggtgagcttgcttagtgtagtgagtttggtttcttagccatgaagaaattcaaagaatctccaaaatgcaatgatgcattttcgggctagcttcccctatccattgatcttgcaggatcttagggaacatttctgatatgtagcaagtttctattagcttaggagaagattccaattggtgaatcattgcttatcataaattctcaaaagtaatgattacataatcacatgttcttgcttttgggaatcttcttcaatcttcatgccatggtgaaaatgaatgcatggtattgtttcagacatgttatgggtcgtgtagcatccattcatgaagcaaaatgcacacaattgcaaagttccaatttgcacatgacctataattttacttcatgaggccaactttgaacaagcataactcctagctcaaattgaatttggagaaggttgaacacaatttggaaagccctaaacatctacttcaaatcattagtttatgtcttcttcagaatcatttgggaaatttgtgaaaaatgagcccaaagttggatgaaaactaggttaaaacacttagaaaaatttctaagtgtttatgacctaaacttcaaaatttccaaaacttcataaatggttgatcttttgaaaaaagttcccttgtaagatgttgttttattttgcaagatctacaactttcatgttggaagttttttgagttgtgtaggtgaaattttgagttctcaccatgccctcaaaaaccctaattcccgactttttgctccttgatgaatttctttgaatttctttggtcaaatgactttgacatccatatattgatgatattgatctttgaaagtcattttttgaccaaaaaccttaaaagtcaatgatgatcccacacagttgacttttcctgacaaagtgaatttttgggcttttgtgtagaaacaagatcttctcctcaaatgattgatgtaaatggattatattgaggtagtagagattcttgaatcatgtcttgagttttggatccatgccctgattaaaagtcaactatcttggtgaattaggtcaaaaaccctaattgtcgaccagaggacaatgatgactgtagactttgaactgaggtgtaatgtccagtggatcttgtcatatgagttatttgaagatgattgatgtctttgaatggttccctggggctttttaggttttcccaaaggtgatccctgattttagtccttgataggctccaaaccctagtctgttgatctgagtaattctgtacttagatgactgggtgtctaatcaatcataggtgaaataatgaagctttcgagtcttatgattgtattagagactaatccctctattgattgatcctttgcctgagttttcttgtctttgaacaccctcgattgaatgccagactgccctgagtacttactttgacttgatgaaaatcctgaagatatgtcatctcaggggggtcaaaaattagggtatgacaccaggtgctttaggaacttatgaatgggtggtaattccttttggtttaaaaaatgctggagctacataccaacgagccatgaattccatgtttcatgattttattgacaagtttatgcaggtttatattgatgatattgtaataaaatctaactctgaaaatggtcacttagaccatcttcgacaattttttgaacgaatgaggaaatatggactcaaaatgaaccctttaaaatgtgcttttggtgtacatgcaggggatttcctaggcttcgtggttcacaaaaaaggcattgagataaaccaaaataagacgaaagcaatcttggagctaaaggcgccagaaacaaagaaacaactccagtcattgttggggaagattaatttcttgaggagattcatctcaaatctaagtggcaaaacgaagatattttcgccacttgtgaaactcaagaaccaagatcaattcaaatgggaacaagaacatcaacaggcattcgaccaaataaaagcttatttaactaagcctcctattttgttaccccccaataggacaaaaagtatgaagttatacatagctgcatcaggctcgacaattgggagtatgttggcccaagaagatgataatggcgtcgaaagagccatatattatctaagtcgaaccctagtagatgctgaaactaggtataatgatattgaaaaattatgcttatgcttgtacttctcatgtaataaacttaagcaatatataaagcctgttgatgtgtatgtatCTTCTCATTTcgatattattaaacatatgttgtctaaaccaattttgcatagtcgaattggtaagtgggccttagcgctaactgaattttccttgacatatgtccctttaaaagctatgaaaggacaagttgtggctgattttatagtcgaccatgggttagtcgaattgtctgtaaatcaagtcgaacgaactaactggaaactgttatttgacggttctagtcacaaaaatggatcaggcattggagtcttgattatttctcccaaaggacttccaacaaagttccattataaaatgaaagaagtatgctctaacaatgaggtcgaatatgaagccttgataactggtttgaaggccctaatagatttaggggcaaaacgagttgagattcgaggtgattctgagctaataattcgacaaataaaaaaagagtataaatgcatcaaagaaaatctaataatgtattatgcaattgtgatacgcttattagaaaaattcgaacatgttgagatcttgcatgtaccaagatctaacaattgcattgccaatgaattggcacaaattgcttctgggtatagagtttctaaagacaagttagaagatatggtcgagatcaagaataaagaaacccatgaagtattagacaagttaggtcaattgtcgacgtcaaaatttgagggggtaggtgataatgttgaaagtaaagttgaaagtaaagatttgtatgccttggaaatttttgccatcgacaatatgactgatgctgattggagaaacccattggtccaatacctaaataatccagtcggaggaactgatcgaaagattaaatatagagctctaaactatgtgatattaggaaatgatttatacaagaaaacagccgagggtgtattgttgaaatgcttaagtgaagctgaagcatatttggctgtgtcagaagttcatagtggtgtttgtggagctcatcaatcaggccataagatgaagtggttgttgtttagataaggtttatattggccaacaatgttaaaagattgtattgaatatgcaagaggatgccaagagtgccagaaattttcaggaaTTCAACATGTTCtagccagtgaattgcatgccattgtcaaaccttggccttttagaggatgggctttggattta is part of the Vicia villosa cultivar HV-30 ecotype Madison, WI linkage group LG2, Vvil1.0, whole genome shotgun sequence genome and encodes:
- the LOC131649718 gene encoding uncharacterized protein LOC131649718, which translates into the protein MSQSPSSKKPTPISETASGSRAPNVVSNQDVVLDVVPLNSVPSSDSARSHPRKMHARKSTGGSVPETFPVQGREGSTYVHNAIANIVTRILNEGHKVEGISVPLAQMPASDDDQGEHDEVSKDQENVETSASNDRTFADNDETHVVKDVETSAGNDKTPAAKDVETTEAVNAEPEKDEEVPVVPAVPAEKDENPKVHDVVDLDDLEDPIDIADDDLISSISNRVKARKGKQVCDQQFLKPQVAPLKTAAKERVKRVSTEPAKSESKVTMKKRKERSVSATEDDVLSDVPDIPSKKKIAVTKSSTKVRDVPLDNIYLHYASNAIQWKFVYQRRLALERELANDALECQEIMKLIKDAGLMKTVSHFSKCYEMLVKEFIVNLSQDCGNGTTDDFHKVYVRRKCIDFSPAVINLYLGRDGKAQPELEVTDNEVCKEITGGTVKRWPIKSKLSVSSLNGRYALLHKIGAANWVPTNHTSTIAVGLGRFIYAVGTKTKFDYGSYIFDQTMRHAGTSATKLPIAFPSLICGIILKQHPGILKSKDTVCKRETALSFHYKLLQRSDDKTSAGTSQPRKSVTKALLIAELKETCQELENRKLKLENLIHSLEQSTDDDLVGDKNGANMDEDQEAEAEAEDAEAESAESESSDAAEETSSSSDDNSDGSSDEDSDGADD